TATTGCATGTCTGATCTCCCTCTGTACCATCCATGCAGCAGTATTGTCCTGTCTGATCTTTCTCTGTATCATGCACACAGCAGTTATTGCATGTCTGATCTCCCTCTGTACCATCTACACAGCAGTAATGTCCTGTCTAATCTCTCTGTACCATGCACACAGCAGTAATGTCCTGTCTGATCTCTCTGTACCATGCACACAGCAGTAATGTCCTGTCTGATCTCTCTGTACCATGCACACAGCAGTAATGTCCTGTCTGATCTCTCTGTACCATGCACAAAGCAGTTATTCCATGTCTGATCTCCCTCTGTACTATCCATGCAGCAGTAATGTCCTGTCTGATCTCTGTGTACCATGCACACAGCAGCAATGTCCTGTCTGATTCCTCTGTACCATGCACAAAGCAGTTATTCCAGGTATGATCTCCTTCTGTACCATCCATGCAGCAGTTATGTCCCGTCTGATCTTTCTCTGTATCATGCACACAGCAGTTATTGCATGTCTGATCTCCCTCTGTACCATCCATGCAGCAGTGATGTCCTGTCTAATCTCTCGGTACTAAGTACACAGCAGTAATGTCCTGTCTGATCTCTCTGTGCCATGCACACAGCAGCAATGTCCTGTCTGATCTCTCTGTACCATGCACTGTGTGATCTCTCTGTACCATGCACAAAGCAGTTATTCCATGTCTGATCTCCCTCTGTACTATCCATGCAGCAGTAATGTCCCGTCTGATCTCTCTGTACCATGCACACAGCAGTGATGTCCTGTCTGATCTCTCTGTACCATGCACACAGCAGCAGGTAAGAGCTGTACTTTAACCCGGACTTCTGTCTTCACACCGGATTTATGTACAATCAAAGTACAATCTGAATATGGTGTTATTAAATTATTGCATTTGAGTAAATAAACCTCGTGTCAGTGTCCTCTTCCGGAAATTTGTCCACCACGTTAATGATGTCCAAACACACCAACCCGACACACAGGATCTTCTTCTGCTCCATGATGTACTGTGTCAtttagtgtagtgtagtctaGCGTTGTGAGTGGAACATGGACTTGGGGTGAAAGGTAATCCGTGacgcgctctgattggtcaaaatgCAGGAAGGGCGGAAAAACGCGTGTACGCGCGCGTTTAACGCGCTCCGAgtcacttacttcctggtttgagCGCGtgcgctttacaaataaaaaatatgctttaaaataaCCTAATATTGAACCaaatttataacattattattattacaccacAGCATGGGGCTGTTGTaatctaaaactaaaaacattcttctttttttttatgaatttctttcatttttgtgaagctgctttgagacaatgaccattgttaaaagcgctatataaataaagtttaattgaattgaattgaaatctCTTTTAACAggagtaaaagtaaacatgACTCATAACACTGTTTTTATCATTCTTAACAATTCTTAttcacaatatatatttataatattttaaattaatccaTACATTCTTTCTATCACTCCACATCCATATGCTCATAAATTGTTCACTGATTATGTGAATAATCCATAATCAcatgaggacacacacacacacacacacacagatgagaaAGTGTATAAACACATGTGAGATTTGACCTGATCCTGTGCAGGGAAAGCACTCATAACAACGGTGTTATTTACCCTGTGAAAAGGCCTGTGTGTTAAATCTTCTTTTAGGAGTTGTGTGCTGTTCCCATGGCGACCGGTTCAACACACCACAGACAATGTCTAAGTGCAGCTCAGTCTTGTCCCTCTCtcatacacagacatacagatatgcAGCATTTCTCTCTGATTGATCTCAGAATAAGTGCAGTGTGAAGGCTCTCACAGCACGGTGAGTCGCACACTTTTTACTTCAcaaactgatatttttatcatttatttatctcaCAAATTAGAGCTGTTTATACCTGAATAGTTCATTTGGGTCATTCTACGTAAAATTTAGGtcataaaaatctactcaaatgtatttttttttttacacctagAACTTCTTGAATAGCAACAACTTACTTTTAATTTCACAAAAAGTAGAGCtttatgactttttaaaaagttttatacatttaataaatggtGTTACTTTTCTTCCTGGTAACACCAATGACAACTAAGGAAAATAATTTACAGAACTATTTACAATTTGGCTTGAATGTGTAAAACCACATGGTTTTACatatggggccaggggtagctcagtggttaaggcattggactacggttcgaaagatcccaggttcaaaccccacaaccaccaagttgccactgttgggcccttgagcaaggcccttaaccctcaactgctcagatgtataatgagataaaattgtaagtcgctctagataagagcgtctgccaaatgcccaaatgtaaatgttttcaaaTAGGTCAAtatcaattaattattagatGTAATcggttataattataaaatgagtCAGAAAAGACAGCCTTAtgacatttctaaacaaatgaaAAGAGACATCTGACATAACTTTTGCATTTTTACGGTGCTTTTTATCTAGTGACCtcaatttttaaatttcatgatTCAAAGTACATATTATAGgcctatattttttttaacatatacaaGTAATGTGTTCATTATGTTCATTCAAATGATTTTGGCATCAGCAAAACTAAGTGacattttccatcatttttgtagaatgacccaTCTACACAATCCCAAACCAGATTCGATGTCATATTAACATACAgcacatttctttgttttacacttttctcACCTTTTACTAAAGAGTTTGTGCTTTAATGTGATAAAGGACAGAATTAATACAGTAAATgctatagaaaagaaaagaggacAGGAAGACAAGAGGGAAATGAAagataaagattttaaaagagagaaagagaaatacaatttttttgtaaaattgtgtatgtactgtatgtctacaTGTGAGAATAGATTTACTTCACAGTAAAACTTGTAATCTCAGGTCTATAAGTTATGTGACACACTTCAGATTTCTGCACCTCCACaatggatttaaaatgaaacgATCATGATGCTGCAAAACTGATATGACTGATAGCGCTTCACAGAACAGATGAGCAACGACCCAAAACCATAGCAGGAAAGCAAGCAAGTGAAGATATGGAATGTTCTTAAGGGCCAGAGTCAGtcaccttttattttatatatataatttttatagaaACATACAGATGGCaaagtggtttagtggttagcactgtcacgttgcacctcctgggtctggatttgattcctgcctcaggtctgtgtgcatggagttcggaTGTCCTTGCCGTGCTTGGTCTGgttcctccagtttcctcccacagtccaaagacatgtaggctaattgtcattcccaaattgcccatcgtgtgtgaatgacaatcaggTATCGAGCTGTCAACATGATATCTTAAGTAACTGGCACAGGAACGCAGGCTATATCTCCAGGGTGGCTATATCTCCACCTGTGGAAATGGAAGCAGTGTTTTGAAGTGACTGGGAAAAAGGGCCGCTCCTTAACAGAGAAACAAGTCTTAATTGCTTTATGTAAGGGTTGCCACCTAGTGATGCATTACTGGGGGTGCTCCCTTTGGACATAGATAGATTAAGTACTTTATTAATTTGAAAGTGAAATTATGATGCACGGTGGCTtagagtttgcaagttctccctgtgcttggtgggtttcctccggtcatgtgagtgtgtatatgtgtgtgtgtcctgcgatggattgccaccccatccagggtgttccTTGCCTCATaacaaggtacaccctggatggggccacctaacacacagtatgaatgcagatcaattcctgctttttgtttcacccaaatgaggatgggttccctgttgagtctggttcctctcaaggtttcttcctattaccatctcagggagtttttccttgccactgtcgccctcgacttgctcaccagggactatctgaccattttgattcatacacattcacatttcatacaaacttaaataattcatttgattgtgtaaagctgctttgtgacaatgccaattgttaaaagcgctatacaaataaaattgaattgaattgaataaaccCTTGATTGTGTCTGTTACTGCTATTCATGTTACATCAACTGTTTGCCATCAAGTCTGTTTAAGTTACTGCTTTTTATGTTATTGTTCCGTTCATGTTAATCTGTTCCTCTTCTTCATTagatttcagttttttatttagtttttcatcCGTGTTTACGCAATGTCTACAACTCCGTTACATGAAACTTAATTTTACATCCATTGTGTTGTCCATTAAGTACAGAGGCACGAATACAACAATTGTCCCAATGTGCAAATCCTTATGGGCTGGactgtatatttgtgtaaatgtgaaCTGCATGGCAAAATATTCACAATCATTacaaaaagtgaaaacaaaaacaaaacttggACTGAACCAAACTCCACAAAACAGAACTGAAAGGGCGGAGCCTGGAGAAGGTTATGGATATATGTTGACAAGATGAGGTAAAACAGAATCGTGGAACATATAGACAAGATGTACTGGTGATCTTTTTGATTTAAGTATTAACCCCTGCTTGTCTTTCTCTGGATGTTCAGATGTCTGAAAGAGGTGGAGAGGAGAGAACAACAATGTCCGTGATGAAGATCAAAAGGAGTACAGTGGCTGAGGGCCGTCTGGAGGTTCTGCAGATCTACAAGCTCCTGCAGTTAGTACAGGAGGGAAATAAAGGTGAAGTGGAGAAGATGGTGCGTCTCGGCGTACCGAACCTGATCAATCTGACAGAACCAAAAGAAGGAACCGGTGTCCTTCACCTGACCTCCATCTCCAACGACCTGGACATAGCTGAGATCCTTCTGTCTCTGGGAGCTCACCCCGATGTCCAGGATAAGAGAGGACGCACTCCAGTGATACTCGCCGCAGAACTTGGCCATGACGCTATGCTGGCCCTCCTGGCAAAGAACCACGCCGACATGAAGCTGGTGGATAATGAGGGGAAAGGTGCTCTGACTGCTTTAGGATTACTGGACATTTATCATTAATGGTTTTGTAATCGTTTCTGTTCTGTCTGTCCCACTGTGCAGGAGTGCTCTTTTATTGCATCTCTCCATCAAAGAGGCACACACACTGTCTGCAGGTGGCGCTCAACAACAAGGCGGACGCCAACAATGTGTCGAGCGCAGGGAAACCAGTGTTTCTGCTGGCCTGTGAACACGCCAAGGAGTGTGAGAACATCTGCATGAGGATTTTGGAGAGTGGAGCCGATCCTAATGCCACTGATCAGGTGAGTCTTTCTATTGAAAGTGTTTAGTttgataaaaattttattttaagacatgaatgTTTGATATTGATATATGACTGAGATTCCATTGTTTGGGTTCACAAAAATGACTCCCCACAAATGACAACCCATTAcaaaacaacatactgtactaatactgtatatgcaaataataaaaaaataaaaaatatatatttgtataatatacTTGTAAAATGAAAAGCTTTAAATACCTTATTCTCTCATAggcaattttatttatgttatgtgATTTacatgtttcatttattttatcaataataataataataataataataatatgtgtgtgtgcgcaggtaACAGGGCGGACAGCTCTGATGGAAGCGGCGAGGGCCGGCTCAGTGGTGTTAGTGAGAAACATCCTGCAGAGAGGAGGAAACCCGAACACAGAGGATAAACAACACCAGAATGCCGCTCAGCTTGCTGCAGCCGGAGGATTCTTCCAGGCAAGAGACAGCTAAATTATCCttactataaaaatattaaaacaccgTGCCAGGGTTATTCTGTGTATGCTTCTAAATCCATTAATGAATTTTTACATGATTATATTTTAACGTTTATTATGATTCTTCATCAGCAAGGCTTTTTGTGTAATGTTAGATccttattattgttgttgtttatgaGGTGTTGCGGGTGTTGTCAGCATATCAGGCTGATTTCTGTGCAGTGGGTGTAGAGGGAAACTCAGCTCTGCATCTGTCTGCAGCTGGAGGTCACACCGAGTGCTGCAGGTTCCTGGCACAGAGAGGTGTGTTTTAGTGCATCAGTCCTGTTTTTAGTCATTAACTCCTacttcaattcaataaaatgttatttgtatagcgcttttaacaattgtcattgtctcaaagcagctttacacaatcaaaagaattatggaagtttgtacgAAATTTGaaagtgtataaatcaaaataatacGATTGTCCCAGCTAACTGTAGCTAATGAGATTATCCACATGACCTCTAGGATGCAACCCGAAGCTGAAGAACATTAACGGTTTGGTTCCACGTCAGATCGCAAAAGCACATGGCCACAAGGCGGTGCTGAAGGAGCTGCAAAAGGCAGAGCGAGTGTTTACAAAGTTCTCCAAACCTGGCACGCTTAATCCCAACGAGCTCTGGGCTCTCACTCTGCACGACTGGTCATGTGAACATGAAGAAGCCCTGAGGAACGCCTTCCAGCTCACAGAGGAGACCGGCGCACCCGTGGAGAAGGTCTCGAGGGAGAAGTTTGCAAATGTCCTTCAGGAGCATCACGCACCTGTGGATGAGGAACATCTGCAGAAGATCATAGCTGACCATGACAAGAAGTATGAAGGTGTGATTAACATTAACGACTTCTTTAAAGGACTGCAGTACCTTCAAAAAGCATTCGTCCTGTCGTCCTATGAGCCAaaggtgaagaagaaaaaaggtggGAAAGGCAGAAAGGTTGGGCAAGGGAAGATGAAGAAAGGGAAGTCAGTGGTTCCTCTGCCTATCTGCACACTTCCTCTGGACATCATGGATAAAAGACCTGATGGAGGGCCGCAGTTCATGATTGAGACTTATCAGCCGTTCACTGACACCAAGCGATTTGACCATGACCGTCCGCCTTCTCACCCAGTGGAGGACGACTCGGCCTGGTATGTGGATGAGCCGCACAAGATCTACACCAACATCAACCGTTGTGTGCGAACCGGAGACTTCGAGTCGCTGTGTTTAGCGTTCAGTCAGCGTGTCCCTGTGGACATCAGAGACCGCTTCTACAAAACACCACTCATGGCTGCGTGCAGCAGCGGGAGCTATGAGATGGCCGAGTTTCTCATCACACTTGGGTattgagcacacacacacagctacacgaacaaaaagacaaacagaaataaataaagagattgAGTAACAGACAGACTGATGCACAGAGAGACAGCTGAAATAtcagatttacagtataaacagacagacagaaagacagacagatggagagacaaaaaaagtgaaacacaGACTAACATTATTTATATGGTTATATATCGTAcatgtataaaatgtgtatataatgtgtgtgtgtgcgcgtgtgcagGGCGGATGTGAATGCATCCGATCAGTTTAAGTGGACTCCTCTTCATCACGCCTGTCATGCTGGACAGCAGGACATCATTAAGCTGTTAGTGAAACATGGAGCTGTGGTGGACGCCGTGGCTTTAAATGGAGCAACGCCCCTAATGAAGGCCATCGAGAGCTGCAGGCTCACCTGTGTACGTCAGCTCATCATGTCCAACGCTAACGTACAGGCCACAAACAACAAGGGTactcagagacagacagagagagtggtgtgtgtgtgtgtgtgtttgcatgtcaTTGACTGTTGACATTTATTGTACATAAAATGCAATTAAAGTCAACATCAGtcaagtgagtgtgtgtctctgaTGATTAgagctgtctctctctgtgtttgtgttcaggACAGAGCTGTGTGGACCTGGCCAGTGTGTATGGAGACCAGAGAATCGTTGATTTGGTCAAAACCAAGTTCGACAGCCTTCCCAAGtgcaaagagaataaaaaaggaaaaaggggaAAAGTGGGAGCGGCAGCTC
This genomic stretch from Clarias gariepinus isolate MV-2021 ecotype Netherlands chromosome 13, CGAR_prim_01v2, whole genome shotgun sequence harbors:
- the ankef1b gene encoding ankyrin repeat and EF-hand domain-containing protein 1, translated to MSERGGEERTTMSVMKIKRSTVAEGRLEVLQIYKLLQLVQEGNKGEVEKMVRLGVPNLINLTEPKEGTGVLHLTSISNDLDIAEILLSLGAHPDVQDKRGRTPVILAAELGHDAMLALLAKNHADMKLVDNEGKGVLFYCISPSKRHTHCLQVALNNKADANNVSSAGKPVFLLACEHAKECENICMRILESGADPNATDQVTGRTALMEAARAGSVVLVRNILQRGGNPNTEDKQHQNAAQLAAAGGFFQVLRVLSAYQADFCAVGVEGNSALHLSAAGGHTECCRFLAQRGCNPKLKNINGLVPRQIAKAHGHKAVLKELQKAERVFTKFSKPGTLNPNELWALTLHDWSCEHEEALRNAFQLTEETGAPVEKVSREKFANVLQEHHAPVDEEHLQKIIADHDKKYEGVININDFFKGLQYLQKAFVLSSYEPKVKKKKGGKGRKVGQGKMKKGKSVVPLPICTLPLDIMDKRPDGGPQFMIETYQPFTDTKRFDHDRPPSHPVEDDSAWYVDEPHKIYTNINRCVRTGDFESLCLAFSQRVPVDIRDRFYKTPLMAACSSGSYEMAEFLITLGADVNASDQFKWTPLHHACHAGQQDIIKLLVKHGAVVDAVALNGATPLMKAIESCRLTCVRQLIMSNANVQATNNKGQSCVDLASVYGDQRIVDLVKTKFDSLPKCKENKKGKRGKVGAAAQKAAPPTGETKKLTEREVQAVLPDLKEKRENLKEHIITVNQHVTVTTNTHDIHFTPKTVWGKRLASSAHHVERRVERRNRLSYEVDFSDFVMPFNKNLMRKLREVGVANDE